DNA sequence from the Carnobacterium funditum DSM 5970 genome:
GTAGCTCCTTCAGTTGGAATCGATATCTTTAGTCCAACTTACATTTTAACTATTATAGCGGTGGTAACCATTAGTTCATTTGGTGTTGCTGGTGTTGGCGGTGGAGCAACTTTTGCAGCATTAATTGTTTTAGGTGCATTGGACCTTCCTGTCGCTATTGTTGGTTTAGTTATTTCTGTTGAACCTGTAATTGATATGGCACGCACATTGTTGAACGTTAATGATAGTATGCTAGCAGGAATCATCTCATCAAAACGAGTCAATCGTTTTGATGAATCGGTATTTAATGATGATGAAGCTATTATTAAATCAGATATCTAATTAAAAAAATACAGCCCTCTTTTATTATAAAAGGAGGGTGTATTTTTTTCGGGCAATTTATTCGTATCTGAGTGCTTCAATTGGATCAAGTTTGGCTGCTTTTCTAGCAGGATAAATCCCAAAAAAGACGCCTACTGCAGTTGAAAAAAGCAACACTAAGGCTACAGCGGTAATAGTGATACTTGGGACAATATCTAGTGCCCCACCCACCCCGAAGGCTAAGAGTATACCTAAAATGAGACCAATAATGCCACCGATTAAACTTAAAACAATGGACTCCATTAAAAACTGCATCAATATTGTACCAGTTGTTGCCCCAAGCGCTTTACGCGTACCAATTTCTCGCGTTCGTTCAGTGACAGAAACCAACATGATATTCATTACCCCGATACCACCAACCAATAAAGCTATTGCAGCAACAGCAGCAATAAAATTAACAAATAAACTCAAAACGGAATTAACTTGGTCCAAAGCCTGTAAAAAATTAGTAGCTGTATAGTAATCTTTTCCTAAAGAGTTGTGTCTTGTTTCCAATAAACGAACCATTTGCTTTGAAACGGAGTCAATCGCATTTTTATCCGTTACTTGGACTGTTAAACTATCAATGGTCGTTAGATCCGGATTTAAATTGCCCATCGTAGTCAGAGGTATAGCTAGATAGACAGGGATTTGGCTAATGTCAAAAGCACCTTGTAGATTATCAAATGTACCCTTTACAACACCAACTACTCGTAAACGAATACTATTTCCGGTGTTTCCTGAAAGTAAGAGTTTTTCACCCACTACATTAATTCGGTTATTGAATAAAGCTTTTGACGTATCTTCACTTATTACGACGACATTTTTACCATCTTGATAATCTGTTTGATTAAAATATCGACCATAAACAAGTGTGCTCTCCATTGCTTGAGTTGTATATTGCATATCTGGTGTTCCACTTAATACTAAAGCCGATCGTTTATCAAATTCAGATTCAGCAGAAGCTTGAATGGTTTTATCAGGAGAAATATAAGTAATATCAGAAATAGCTGCTTTTAAGGCTCGGATATCGTCATCAGTAAATGCATCACTTGGGGAAGCTTCTTCACTTAAAGAAACAGAAATAGTTGAGGCCCCTAAATCATCAAATGTGTCTGTGATTTTAGAAGTAGCTCCATTGCCAACGGCAAGAATAGCAATTACAGCCGCAATTCCAATAATAATACCTAGCATAGTCAAAAATGAACGCAATTTGTTGGCTAAGATACTGTCAATGGCCATTTTAAAATTTTCTTTGATATTCAAAAGACCTACTCCTTTCTATATGATCTCTGGTGTCTGAAGGTGATCCTTTTTAAGAGCTCCATCAAAAAATGAAAGAATTCTTTTAGTATAAATAGCTACTTCATGTTCGTGAGTAACCATCAAAATAGTCGTTCCTTCTGCATTTAGTTCTTGAAATATTCGTAAGATATCAATAGCTGTTTTAGAATCTAAGTTGCCAGTAGGTTCATCGGCCATTAAGACTGAAGGATTGTTAACAATGGCACGAGCAATCGCTACCCGTTGCTTTTGTCCACCTGATATTTCATTAGGTCGATGCTTGACGCGATCAGCTAAGCCAACTCGTTCTAAAGCCTTTAAAGCTCTTTTTTTTCGTTCTTTAGCAGGGATACCAGCATAAACCATTGGCAATTCAACATTTTCTAAGATAGTCATACGCGGCATCAAATTAAACGACTGAAAAATAAAGCCAATCTCTTTATTACGAACATGCGCTCCTTCGTTATCACTCAGTTCACTAACATCTACACCATTTAAATAATACGTGCCAGAATCAAATTGATCTAGTAAGCCTAAAATATTCATTAAAGTTGATTTACCAGAACCACTTGGCCCCATTACGGCAGTAAATTCACCATCTGCGATAGATAACGTGACATCATCTAGTGCAACAAGAGATTCATCACCGGTTCGATAAGTCTTGACGATATTTTTTAATTCAATCATATTATCCCCGACTTTCTATTTTTTTGAAACTTCTATACCATCTTTTATTTTTTCATCAGGCGATAAAATAACCGTTTGATCGGTAGTTAATCCACTTTTAACTTCCACAGCAGTATCGGATTGGGTACCTATCTCGATTAATTGCGCTTTAGCTGTTCCGTCTTTAACAATGTAAACATAAGGTTTGTTTTTTACATTATAAAGCAAAGCTTCGATGGGTAAAGAAAGAACATTTTTTGCTGTATCAGTGACAATTTCAGTATCAATATCAAATCCTGCAAAAAGACCTTTTGGAGCCTCGTTGAAGGAAATAGTTGCAGACAAAGCAGCGGTATTGCCAAACTGGTTGCTAGTTATCTTAGCAATTGGATCAATTTGAGTAACTTTACCTTGATAAGTCTTTGAACCGCTAGTCAATGTTACGGATTGTTCTTTTTCTACACGAGGAGCATCTGATTTGGTTAATTGAATCGAAACAGTTAAGTTTGTTAAATCAGCCAGTGCAATAGCTGACTCACCAGTTTGCATACTTAAATCAATCTCATCAGGAGAAAGGTTTACAGTTGTGATAGTTCCTTTAAAATCAGCTCTTTTTTCTGTTCCATCTTGGTAAAGAACTAAGCGATCATTTTCTTCAACTTGGTCACCCACTTCAACAGCCACTTCTGAAACAAGTCCTTGACCAATGACTTCTTGTGTCTGACTAGCTTTTAATATGCCGGTAGTTGAAAGTGTCTCAACAATGGTTTCTTTACCAACTAAAGCTGTTCGAACGGAAAGGCTGTTTCCTTTATCTGAAGAATTAAAAATACTGTATCCAATGAAAATAACAAGAGCGATTATAACAATCAGTCCTACAATTTTTTTTGTATTCATAAGTTGGTCCATCCTTTCTCTATTGGGAAAAATTAAAGGGTATACGACAAATAGAACAAACTGTCATCTATTAATTTTACTTGTTTCCTCAAATTCTGTCTAGTAAGTGATCTTGAGACTAAAAGGAGATAGATATGAGGATTACATGAGCATATCATTCAGTTTTTTTAAGAAAACGTGTATAGTTAGGGAGAGAAATTAAAAAGTAATCTGCTCAACAAAATCTTGGTGTTGGGAAATAAGGAGGATTTTTATGAAGACAGAATTATTTGCCATAGGAGATGTTCATGGTCAAATCACGCTATTTAAAGAAATGCTGATACATTGGGATGAAGCTACGCAACAACTGCTGTTGATTGGAGATCTGGGTGATAGAGGAGAAAATCCAAAAGCCTGTTTTGTTTTAGCAGATGAACTAGTTAAGGAAAAAGGAGCTATTTGGATTATGGGAAACCATGAAGAAATGCTTTTGAAATTTTTAGAAAATCCAGAAAAAAATTACGATTTATATCGAATGAATGGTGGAATGAAAACACTCGAAACGTTCCTTCATGGCGGTTTAGCCGATGAATATTCCCCAACCGAGATGGCGATGCTAATCACCAGTCGTTACCCAACATTGAAACAAAGATTAAAGAATTTACCCTTATATTATGAGTGGGGGAATTTTGTTTTTGTTCATGCTGGAGTGGATTTATCTAAAAAAGATTGGAAGCAAACAATTCCAAGAGATTTTGTCTGGATTCGAGAACCATTTCATTCAATGAAAAATAAAACAGGCAAAACAATTGTTTTTGGTCATACCATCACTCCTTCACTTTACGGAGATAACAAGACAACCGACATATGGGTACAAGATAATAAGATTGGTATCGATGGCGGTGCGGTCTATGGTGGCTCCTTGTTGGGCGTTGTTTTCAATAAAACGACAATGCTTCAACAATACAAACTTCTAAATAAAGGATATGTATGGGATGGAAAGCTCTAATAGAAAGAGAAAATAAATACTAGGAGAATGAAGATGATAAAATTTAAAGACGTATCAAAGGAATATATACCAGGAAATCCTGTTATTTCTAACTTAAACTTAGAAATTAAAGACGGGGAATTTTTTGTTTTAATTGGTCCTAGTGGATGTGGAAAGACGACATTGCTAAAAATGATTAATCGTTTAATTTCGCTAAACTCTGGATATATCTATGTTAGGGACAAACCTATTAGTGAATACAACATTCAAGAATTGCGTTGGAATATGGGGTATGTGTTGCAACAAATTGCTTTATTTCCCAATATGACTGTAGAAGAAAATATTATAACCGTACCAGAAATGAAAAAATGGTCAAAAGATAAGATGCATAATCGAGTAACGGAATTGCTTGAAAGTGTTGGATTAGACGCAAAAAGTTACCGCAACAGAAAAACATCTGAATTATCAGGAGGAGAGCAACAACGAATTGGTGTTTTAAGAGCCTTCGCAGCGGATCCTGATATTATCTTAATGGACGAACCTTTTAGTGCGTTAGATCCAGTTAGTCGCCATAATCTACAAGAAGATGTAACCGAGATGCATAAAAAATGGGAAAAAACGATTGTTTTTGTAACGCATGATATGCAAGAAGCTATGTCGTTAGGCAGCCGTATTGCTTTGATAGATAAAGGGGAAATAGTCCAATTAGGAACTCCTGAAGAAATAATTAGTCACCCTAAAAATGATTTTGTCAGAAACTTCTTAAAGTCAGGGAATGTTGAAAAAGTTGAAACCCAAACCATTCAACAACTTATTGAAGCTGGATACATACTGCCAGCAAGTCATGGAGAAAATATGGGAATCGTTTTGAGGACAAAAGATACAGTAGATCAACTGATTATTGCACTGTCAAAAGATGATACTGTTTTCGTTAAAGACAAAGAGGAAAAAGCTGTTGGAAAAATAACAAATCAACAATTGATGTCTTATTTAGCAACGACTATTGAAAACCGAGGTGAAGCTGAATGAATGAATTAATAGCTACTTTCCAAAATCGCAAAGAATTATTATGGACTGCCTTAATAGAGCACATTCAATTGTCTTTTATCTCCTTATTGATTGCCGTAGTCATCGCTATTCCGTTAGCCATATTTTTGACCCATCATAAAAAGTTAGCTAGCCCGATTATTCAGGTGACAGCTATCTTTCAGACCATTCCGTCATTAGCTCTGTTAGGTTTAATGATTCCTTTAGTAGGAATTGGAAAAGTACCAGCAGTTATCGCGTTAGTCATTTATGCGTTATTGCCGATACTTAGAAACACGTATACGGGACTAACAGAGATTGATCCTTCCTTGGTTGAAGCAGCAGATGCAATGGGGATGGACCGATTTAGAAAGTTAATTAAAGTAGAAATGCCACTTGCTATGCCAATTATAATGGCAGGAATTAGAAATGCGATGGTATTGATTATTGGTACAGCAACCATTGCGGCTCTAATTGGTGCAGGTGGACTTGGGAGTTTAATCTTATTAGGTATCGATCGAGGCAACAATTATTTAATCTTATTAGGCGCTATTCCTGCTGCTATGCTAGCAGTTGGGTTTGATTATTTACTAAGTTACTTTGAAAAGATTTCTTTCAAAAAGACTCTAGTGGTACTTGGAACAATAACAGTAATCATGATAGGAATTTTGATTATCCCATTGATTACAGGACAAGATAAAGAAATTACAATTGCTGGGAAATTAGGATCAGAACCAGAAATTATCATGAATATGTACAAAGAACTGATTGAAGACCAAACGGATCTTTCAGTTAAGTTAAAACCCAATATGGGTAAAACAACGTTCGTTTTTAATGCTTTAGAATCAGGAGATATTGATATCTATCCGGAATTTACAGGAACAATATTAGCTACTTTCTTAAATGAAGAGGCAAAATCAACAAACGAAAAAGAAGTATACGAACAAGCTCGTGAAGGCTTGGCAGAGCAATACGATATGACATTACTTGAACCGATGGAGTTCAATAACACCTATACTTTAGCTGTAACCTCAGGCTTAGCAAAAGAATACAATTTAGAGAAAATGTCTGATTTGAAAGGTGTATCAGATAAAGTTAAAGTTGGGTTTACACTTGAATTTGCAGATCGCCAAGACGGCTATTTAGGTATTCAAGAACTATATGGGGTGACTTTTGACAACTTAAGAACAATGGAACCTAAATTGCGTTATCAAGCTATCGAAACAGGTGATATCAATCTTTTAGATGCCTATTCAACAGATAGTGAATTAGAAGAATATGAACTAGTGGTTCTAGAAGACGATGAAGGTCTATTTCCACCCTATCAAGGAGCGCCGCTAATGTTAGATAAAACATTAGAAAAACACCCCGAACTAGAGGAAGTATTAAACACATTAAGCGGACAAGTAACCGACGATGAAATGCGCCAAATGAACTACGAAGTCAATGTAAACAACAAAGATCCACAAAAAGTAGCACAAGACTACCTAAAAGAGAATAAATTAATCAAGTAAAGATGCGGAGCGCTCTGTTCAGCTCTTCTAACTAAAATGATAAAGAATAGTGGAAATATGTAGGGAGTGGGGACAAATGTTCCACTCCCTATGTTGATTTAAGTTGGACAAAAAGTTATGGTAGGCATACTAATAATGAAGAAACGAGGGACAAAATGAAAATCGGTGTATTATCGGATTTGCATATTGACACAAACGGTAAACATTTACCGGAAAATGAAACATATGCAAGTTTGCTAAGTGAACAGATAATAAAGCAAAAAATTGACCTTTTTTTAATCGCTGGAGATATTAGTAGCAATTACCATGAATCTCAAGCTTTCCTAGATGAATTAACAGCATTGAGTGGAATAAAACTATTATTTGTACCTGGCAATCATGATTATTGGTCTAGAATAAATGGCGAAAAAGATACGAAAAAAATATACCATTTCTTTAAAGAGCAATCAGAAAGTATTTTAGAAAGACCGTATATTATAAATGATGAGTGGGCAGTAGTCGGGAATTCAGGGTGGTATGACTATGGGTTTGCCGATACCGAGCAATATAGTATTGCTGAATTTCAAAAAATGACTTTACGTGCTGGAACTTGGCAAGATAAACGTTTTTGTGATTGGGGAGAGCCCGATCAAGCAGTTACTCAGTGGATGTTAGCAAAAATAGAAGAAGATTTAGCAAAAATAGGAGACAGAAAAGTTATTTTGATGACCCATGTGGTGACACATCCTAAATTCGTTGTCTCTTTGCCACATAAGATTTACGATTATTTTAATGCCTTTTTAGGGAGCTCTACTTATGAGAAACTCTATGATGAACACCCCAATATAGTGTACAGTATAATGGGACACGTTCATTTCCGGAAAACATTTTTTGTCGATCAAGTCCAATTTATTTGTGCTTGCTTGGGTGGTAAAAAACATTGGCCGACAAAGAGTGTAAAGTCAGAATTATTAAATGCAATGGTTACATTTCAGTTACCTGAAAACGGAAGTAAATGATAAACAAAAAGCGGCTATTTTTAGATAGCTGCTTTTTTTCTTAGTTTTTTGAAAAGAATGTTAACAACTTTGGTCAATGATAGAAGATTATGCTAAAATAAGGAAGATGAACGGGAATGAGAAAGGAAGAAATGAATGACAGATACAACAGATAATGCAGTGTTAGACTTATTAAAGAAAGAATTAAAAACGTATTCGACTAAACAATTAACGACGGTTTTAAATTTATTAGCAGAAGGCAACACAGTGCCTTTTATTGCTCGTTACCGTAAAGAAATGACTGGTACCTTAGATGAAGTGCAAATTCGTGAAATAGAGGAACGTTACAATTATCTTCAAACATTGGAGAAACGCAAAAAAGATGTTATCCGTACAATTGAAGAACAAGGCAAGTTGACACCTGAATTGAAAAAAAGTATTGAGCTAGCTGAGAAAATGCAACTAGTCGAAGACTTATACCGTCCTTTCAAGCAAAAACGAAGAACCAAAGCGACGATAGCGAAAGAAAGTGGCTTAGAACCCTTAGCCGACTGGATGCTGACTTTTCCATCTGTAGATGTTCTAGAAGAAGCAAGTAATTATATTGATGATGAAAAAAATGTGGAGTCAGCTGAATCAGCTTTAGCAGGAGCGCATGAAATTATTGCAGAAACAATCAGTGATGAACCACGCTATCGTATTTGGATAAGAGAATACACGCTTAAAAATGGGATGCTAACGACTAATGTAAAAAAACAAGAAAAAGATGAAAAAGGCGTCTTTGAAATGTATTATGATTACAAAGAACCTGTCAATAAATTAGTTTCTCACCGTATATTAGCGATTAATCGTGGAGAAAAAGAAGATATCTTAAAAACAGCATTAGTTATAAATGAAACGACTATCTTTAATTATCTATTTAAAGAGTTGATAAAAGAAGAGCACTCAACAGCGACTCCTTATGTTAAAGTAGCTGTTGAAGATAGTTATAAACGTTTTATTGGACCCTCAATCGAACGCGAAATCCGTTCTGAATTGACTGAAAAAGCAGATGAACAAGCTATTAATATTTTTGGAGAAAATTTACGGAATTTATTATTGCAACCACCTCTAAAAGGAAAAGTAGTCTTAGGACTAGATCCTGCTTATCGTACGGGTTGTAAACTAGCCGTCATCGATCCAACTGGTAAAGTGATAGATATTGATGTTATTTACCCACACAAACCAGCAGGAAACGAAGCTCGTGCGAATGCTGCAATAAAATTCAAACAATTAATCGAACAATTTGATGTAGAAATGGTTGCTATCGGAAATGGTACAGCCAGTCGTGAATCAGAAACGTTTGTGTCTGATAATTTAAAAGAAATTGAACGCCAAGTCTTTTATGTTATCGTCAATGAAGCAGGAGCATCTGTTTACTCAGCTAGTCCGATTGCTCGTGAAGAATTTCCTGACTTACAGGTAGAACAAAGAAGTGCCGTTAGTATTGCACGCCGACTTCAAGATCCGTTAGCTGAACTGGTAAAAATTGACCCTAAATC
Encoded proteins:
- a CDS encoding metallophosphoesterase; translation: MKIGVLSDLHIDTNGKHLPENETYASLLSEQIIKQKIDLFLIAGDISSNYHESQAFLDELTALSGIKLLFVPGNHDYWSRINGEKDTKKIYHFFKEQSESILERPYIINDEWAVVGNSGWYDYGFADTEQYSIAEFQKMTLRAGTWQDKRFCDWGEPDQAVTQWMLAKIEEDLAKIGDRKVILMTHVVTHPKFVVSLPHKIYDYFNAFLGSSTYEKLYDEHPNIVYSIMGHVHFRKTFFVDQVQFICACLGGKKHWPTKSVKSELLNAMVTFQLPENGSK
- a CDS encoding Tex family protein; translation: MTDTTDNAVLDLLKKELKTYSTKQLTTVLNLLAEGNTVPFIARYRKEMTGTLDEVQIREIEERYNYLQTLEKRKKDVIRTIEEQGKLTPELKKSIELAEKMQLVEDLYRPFKQKRRTKATIAKESGLEPLADWMLTFPSVDVLEEASNYIDDEKNVESAESALAGAHEIIAETISDEPRYRIWIREYTLKNGMLTTNVKKQEKDEKGVFEMYYDYKEPVNKLVSHRILAINRGEKEDILKTALVINETTIFNYLFKELIKEEHSTATPYVKVAVEDSYKRFIGPSIEREIRSELTEKADEQAINIFGENLRNLLLQPPLKGKVVLGLDPAYRTGCKLAVIDPTGKVIDIDVIYPHKPAGNEARANAAIKFKQLIEQFDVEMVAIGNGTASRESETFVSDNLKEIERQVFYVIVNEAGASVYSASPIAREEFPDLQVEQRSAVSIARRLQDPLAELVKIDPKSVGVGQYQHDVSQKHLEERLGFVVETAVNQVGVNVNTASAQLLKHVAGLNKTTANNVIVYREENGRFESRAQLKKVPRLGPKAYEQSVGFMRIVDGKNVLDNTGIHPETYKQAKEILELAEISLEDVGSLKAKKSLETLDMANLMQVTELGKETVKDMLEALFTPGRDLRDEMSAPLLRTDVLSMEDLQEGMELEGTVRNVVDFGAFVDIGVKQDGLVHISKLSKGYVQHPTNVVAVGDVVTVWVEEINVNKGRISLTMLPPKKKD
- a CDS encoding ABC transporter ATP-binding protein translates to MIKFKDVSKEYIPGNPVISNLNLEIKDGEFFVLIGPSGCGKTTLLKMINRLISLNSGYIYVRDKPISEYNIQELRWNMGYVLQQIALFPNMTVEENIITVPEMKKWSKDKMHNRVTELLESVGLDAKSYRNRKTSELSGGEQQRIGVLRAFAADPDIILMDEPFSALDPVSRHNLQEDVTEMHKKWEKTIVFVTHDMQEAMSLGSRIALIDKGEIVQLGTPEEIISHPKNDFVRNFLKSGNVEKVETQTIQQLIEAGYILPASHGENMGIVLRTKDTVDQLIIALSKDDTVFVKDKEEKAVGKITNQQLMSYLATTIENRGEAE
- a CDS encoding efflux RND transporter periplasmic adaptor subunit; the encoded protein is MNTKKIVGLIVIIALVIFIGYSIFNSSDKGNSLSVRTALVGKETIVETLSTTGILKASQTQEVIGQGLVSEVAVEVGDQVEENDRLVLYQDGTEKRADFKGTITTVNLSPDEIDLSMQTGESAIALADLTNLTVSIQLTKSDAPRVEKEQSVTLTSGSKTYQGKVTQIDPIAKITSNQFGNTAALSATISFNEAPKGLFAGFDIDTEIVTDTAKNVLSLPIEALLYNVKNKPYVYIVKDGTAKAQLIEIGTQSDTAVEVKSGLTTDQTVILSPDEKIKDGIEVSKK
- a CDS encoding ABC transporter permease/substrate-binding protein, with product MNELIATFQNRKELLWTALIEHIQLSFISLLIAVVIAIPLAIFLTHHKKLASPIIQVTAIFQTIPSLALLGLMIPLVGIGKVPAVIALVIYALLPILRNTYTGLTEIDPSLVEAADAMGMDRFRKLIKVEMPLAMPIIMAGIRNAMVLIIGTATIAALIGAGGLGSLILLGIDRGNNYLILLGAIPAAMLAVGFDYLLSYFEKISFKKTLVVLGTITVIMIGILIIPLITGQDKEITIAGKLGSEPEIIMNMYKELIEDQTDLSVKLKPNMGKTTFVFNALESGDIDIYPEFTGTILATFLNEEAKSTNEKEVYEQAREGLAEQYDMTLLEPMEFNNTYTLAVTSGLAKEYNLEKMSDLKGVSDKVKVGFTLEFADRQDGYLGIQELYGVTFDNLRTMEPKLRYQAIETGDINLLDAYSTDSELEEYELVVLEDDEGLFPPYQGAPLMLDKTLEKHPELEEVLNTLSGQVTDDEMRQMNYEVNVNNKDPQKVAQDYLKENKLIK
- a CDS encoding ABC transporter ATP-binding protein → MIELKNIVKTYRTGDESLVALDDVTLSIADGEFTAVMGPSGSGKSTLMNILGLLDQFDSGTYYLNGVDVSELSDNEGAHVRNKEIGFIFQSFNLMPRMTILENVELPMVYAGIPAKERKKRALKALERVGLADRVKHRPNEISGGQKQRVAIARAIVNNPSVLMADEPTGNLDSKTAIDILRIFQELNAEGTTILMVTHEHEVAIYTKRILSFFDGALKKDHLQTPEII
- a CDS encoding metallophosphoesterase, whose protein sequence is MKTELFAIGDVHGQITLFKEMLIHWDEATQQLLLIGDLGDRGENPKACFVLADELVKEKGAIWIMGNHEEMLLKFLENPEKNYDLYRMNGGMKTLETFLHGGLADEYSPTEMAMLITSRYPTLKQRLKNLPLYYEWGNFVFVHAGVDLSKKDWKQTIPRDFVWIREPFHSMKNKTGKTIVFGHTITPSLYGDNKTTDIWVQDNKIGIDGGAVYGGSLLGVVFNKTTMLQQYKLLNKGYVWDGKL